A DNA window from Drosophila virilis strain 15010-1051.87 chromosome 4, Dvir_AGI_RSII-ME, whole genome shotgun sequence contains the following coding sequences:
- the LOC6628335 gene encoding alpha-ketoglutarate-dependent dioxygenase alkB homolog 4 isoform X1 has product MNTLRPCGCKGVRTCLTCEQDYQIDKPSLQQQLQQLESWSYCAQCERLYAGWDTQAVQAAHPDHNLAESLPLPGILVQEQFITRAEGAQLMSDLDALPWAISQSGRRKQNYGPKTNFKKRRLQLGAFEGFPAATRFVQQRFESVPLLRNFQTIEQCSLEYDPSKGASIDPHVDDCWIWGERVVTVNCLGDAVLTLNLYEEQQANKYNLDLVQQYKAQLLAPLLSPDQLAAYKGKVLRIPMPNLSLIVLYGPARYQFEHAVLREDVDERRVCIAYREFTPMYIDGLDKQQGDVVREKSHLFWSLKAN; this is encoded by the exons ATGAACACGCTGCGGCCGTGCGGCTGCAAAGGTGTGCGCACCTGCCTCACCTGTGAGCAGGACTACCAAATCGATAAACCAtcactgcagcagcaattgcaacaGTTGGAATCCTGGTCCTATTGTGCACAATGTGAACGTCTATACGCCGGCTGGGACACGCAGGCGGTGCAAGCGGCACATCCGGATCACAATTTGGCCGAGAGTCTGCCACTGCCAGGCATATTGGTGCAGGAGCAGTTTATCACGCGTGCAGAGGGCGCACAGCTTATGTCCGACCTGGACGCGCTGCCCTGGGCCATTTCACAGAGCGGTCGACGCAAACAGAATTACGGCCCGAAAACCAACTTTAAGAAGCGTCGCCTGCAATTGGGCGCCTTCGAGGGCTTTCCCGCTGCCACGCGCTTTGTGCAGCAACGCTTCGAGTCGGTGCCGCTGCTGCGCAACTTTCAGACTATCGAACAATGTTCGCTGGAGTATGATCCCAGCAAGGGCGCCAGCATAGATCCGCATGTGGACGATTGCTGGATATGGGGCGAGCGTGTGGTCACCGTCAATTGCCTGGGCGATGCCGTGCTCACGTTAAACCTCTACGAGGAACAGCaggcaaacaaatataatttggACTTGGTCCAGCAATACAAAGCACAGCTGCTGGCGCCGCTCTTGTCGCCGGACCAGTTGGCGGCCTACAAGGGCAAGGTGCTGCGCATACCCATGCCAAA CCTCTCGCTGATTGTGCTCTATGGACCGGCGCGCTATCAGTTCGAGCATGCGGTGCTCCGCGAGGATGTGGATGAGCGACGCGTTTGCATTGCGTACCGAGAGTTTACGCCCATGTATATAGATGGCTTGGACAAGCAGCAGGGCGATGTGGTAAGAGAAAAATCACATTTATTTTGGTCATTAAAAGCAAACTGA
- the LOC6628335 gene encoding alpha-ketoglutarate-dependent dioxygenase alkB homolog 4 isoform X3 — translation MNTLRPCGCKGVRTCLTCEQDYQIDKPSLQQQLQQLESWSYCAQCERLYAGWDTQAVQAAHPDHNLAESLPLPGILVQEQFITRAEGAQLMSDLDALPWAISQSGRRKQNYGPKTNFKKRRLQLGAFEGFPAATRFVQQRFESVPLLRNFQTIEQCSLEYDPSKGASIDPHVDDCWIWGERVVTVNCLGDAVLTLNLYEEQQANKYNLDLVQQYKAQLLAPLLSPDQLAAYKGKVLRIPMPNLSLIVLYGPARYQFEHAVLREDVDERRVCIAYREFTPMYIDGLDKQQGDVDC, via the exons ATGAACACGCTGCGGCCGTGCGGCTGCAAAGGTGTGCGCACCTGCCTCACCTGTGAGCAGGACTACCAAATCGATAAACCAtcactgcagcagcaattgcaacaGTTGGAATCCTGGTCCTATTGTGCACAATGTGAACGTCTATACGCCGGCTGGGACACGCAGGCGGTGCAAGCGGCACATCCGGATCACAATTTGGCCGAGAGTCTGCCACTGCCAGGCATATTGGTGCAGGAGCAGTTTATCACGCGTGCAGAGGGCGCACAGCTTATGTCCGACCTGGACGCGCTGCCCTGGGCCATTTCACAGAGCGGTCGACGCAAACAGAATTACGGCCCGAAAACCAACTTTAAGAAGCGTCGCCTGCAATTGGGCGCCTTCGAGGGCTTTCCCGCTGCCACGCGCTTTGTGCAGCAACGCTTCGAGTCGGTGCCGCTGCTGCGCAACTTTCAGACTATCGAACAATGTTCGCTGGAGTATGATCCCAGCAAGGGCGCCAGCATAGATCCGCATGTGGACGATTGCTGGATATGGGGCGAGCGTGTGGTCACCGTCAATTGCCTGGGCGATGCCGTGCTCACGTTAAACCTCTACGAGGAACAGCaggcaaacaaatataatttggACTTGGTCCAGCAATACAAAGCACAGCTGCTGGCGCCGCTCTTGTCGCCGGACCAGTTGGCGGCCTACAAGGGCAAGGTGCTGCGCATACCCATGCCAAA CCTCTCGCTGATTGTGCTCTATGGACCGGCGCGCTATCAGTTCGAGCATGCGGTGCTCCGCGAGGATGTGGATGAGCGACGCGTTTGCATTGCGTACCGAGAGTTTACGCCCATGTATATAGATGGCTTGGACAAGCAGCAGGGCGATGTG
- the LOC6628335 gene encoding alpha-ketoglutarate-dependent dioxygenase alkB homolog 4 isoform X2, producing the protein MNTLRPCGCKGVRTCLTCEQDYQIDKPSLQQQLQQLESWSYCAQCERLYAGWDTQAVQAAHPDHNLAESLPLPGILVQEQFITRAEGAQLMSDLDALPWAISQSGRRKQNYGPKTNFKKRRLQLGAFEGFPAATRFVQQRFESVPLLRNFQTIEQCSLEYDPSKGASIDPHVDDCWIWGERVVTVNCLGDAVLTLNLYEEQQANKYNLDLVQQYKAQLLAPLLSPDQLAAYKGKVLRIPMPNLSLIVLYGPARYQFEHAVLREDVDERRVCIAYREFTPMYIDGLDKQQGDVDR; encoded by the exons ATGAACACGCTGCGGCCGTGCGGCTGCAAAGGTGTGCGCACCTGCCTCACCTGTGAGCAGGACTACCAAATCGATAAACCAtcactgcagcagcaattgcaacaGTTGGAATCCTGGTCCTATTGTGCACAATGTGAACGTCTATACGCCGGCTGGGACACGCAGGCGGTGCAAGCGGCACATCCGGATCACAATTTGGCCGAGAGTCTGCCACTGCCAGGCATATTGGTGCAGGAGCAGTTTATCACGCGTGCAGAGGGCGCACAGCTTATGTCCGACCTGGACGCGCTGCCCTGGGCCATTTCACAGAGCGGTCGACGCAAACAGAATTACGGCCCGAAAACCAACTTTAAGAAGCGTCGCCTGCAATTGGGCGCCTTCGAGGGCTTTCCCGCTGCCACGCGCTTTGTGCAGCAACGCTTCGAGTCGGTGCCGCTGCTGCGCAACTTTCAGACTATCGAACAATGTTCGCTGGAGTATGATCCCAGCAAGGGCGCCAGCATAGATCCGCATGTGGACGATTGCTGGATATGGGGCGAGCGTGTGGTCACCGTCAATTGCCTGGGCGATGCCGTGCTCACGTTAAACCTCTACGAGGAACAGCaggcaaacaaatataatttggACTTGGTCCAGCAATACAAAGCACAGCTGCTGGCGCCGCTCTTGTCGCCGGACCAGTTGGCGGCCTACAAGGGCAAGGTGCTGCGCATACCCATGCCAAA CCTCTCGCTGATTGTGCTCTATGGACCGGCGCGCTATCAGTTCGAGCATGCGGTGCTCCGCGAGGATGTGGATGAGCGACGCGTTTGCATTGCGTACCGAGAGTTTACGCCCATGTATATAGATGGCTTGGACAAGCAGCAGGGCGATGTG
- the LOC6628334 gene encoding zinc finger protein sens has translation MNIDLRKLCRICFVDNADIDITQHKVVTASQTIDADAEEEEHTICEIMQAIFHISLDLSSELPMICNACLEECLMHYAYFSKLMIANRQLRQLYNEAQLEREQLELEVELEGDVQLIEVNVDEQSTQQDPEQMLLDLPRPSQRLANEDSLIVSEFLPATELHEQEQAEMDQNLSHFPSYELRTLDYAAVELKHDNLDEYNETNRLLDSEPSGSQAIYKCKYCPLAYASQQFLKTHVRRSHVCKYCTTAFVKVKELNAHIRDKHANSHQCVVCLNSFSTSSNLRAHLKRMHGVQLPAQVALLDYRPAHRENGQRRSIEYDK, from the exons CAGCGAGCCAAACAATCGACGCAGACgccgaggaggaggagcacaCAATATGCGAAATAATGCAGGCCATATTT CACATCTCATTGGACCTATCGTCGGAGCTGCCCATGATATGCAATGCCTGCCTGGAGGAATGCCTCATGCACTATGCATACTTCAGCAAGCTGATGATAGCCAATCGGCAGCTGCGTCAGCTCTATAATGAGGCGCAGCTGGAGCgggagcagctggagctggaggtGGAGTTGGAGGGTGACGTTCAGCTGATAGAAGTCAACGTGGATGAGCAGTCAACGCAGCAGGACCCGGAGCAAATGCTGCTGGACCTGCCACGTCCCTCACAGCGTTTGGCCAACGAGGATTCGCTGATTGTATCCGAATTTCTGCCTGCCACCGAACTGCACGAGCAGGAGCAGGCCGAAATGGACCAAAATCTATCGCATTTTCCCAGCTACGAGCTACGCACACTGGACTATGCGGCCGTTGAGCTGAAGCACGACAATCTGGACGAATACAATGAAACGAACCGCCTGCTGGACAGCGAGCCCAGCGGCAGCCAGGCCAtctacaaatgcaaatactgTCCGCTGGCCTATGCCTCGCAGCAGTTCCTCAAGACCCATGTGCGCCGGTCGCATGTCTGCAAATACTGCACCACAGCCTTTGTCAAGGTGAAGGAACTGAACGCCCACATACGGGACAAGCATGCGAATAGCCATCAGTGCGTCGTCTGCCTAAATAGCTTTAGCACCAGCAGCAATTTGCGTGCCCATCTCAAGCGAATGCACGGCGTTCAGCTGCCCGCCCAAGTGGCCCTGCTCGACTATCGACCGGCGCACAGGGAGAACGGTCAGCGGCGGAGCATCGAGtatgataaataa